In Terriglobia bacterium, one DNA window encodes the following:
- a CDS encoding HK97 family phage prohead protease, whose product MATIEKRSCELRAAQGEEGVLVGRAVSYNRVSTNSVSPGVRERIMPGAFAASLAGGADVRATFQHDPAKTLGRTSAGTLKLTDGPDGLDVRITLDKGNSDHMNLWRSVARRDYSEMSFAFGCENESYDEGTDEQGHACQIRTVRKAKLIDVAVVANPFYTADMTSVSARSAGAAPTGREALDAIVEEHRRAAALAAGAPAVPTESRNPHLRNPHLRYAENPTVAVVENTDEYRRAKATRLGEQINRAAPETLRERAERLGREISQETDAWYSMRWDAKEDALDELDDLLAEEYSEGRFRAIDVAPITDAPGSTGIARSSQGDEPALLRGSVVYRSLNSEKEDFGMDDWIEEEPDDDEQERSAKRGPTKRSLRLCGNMRLCSPSVTKWQASERALHAAAEWTLRQQHLESELRMAVAAGNHSAIARINRLRVGK is encoded by the coding sequence ATGGCAACGATTGAAAAACGCAGTTGTGAACTCCGCGCCGCACAGGGCGAGGAAGGCGTCTTGGTAGGTCGTGCGGTTTCCTACAACCGCGTCTCGACCAACAGCGTGTCTCCCGGTGTAAGGGAGCGCATCATGCCGGGCGCATTTGCTGCGTCATTGGCAGGCGGCGCGGATGTGCGTGCCACATTTCAACACGACCCCGCCAAGACGCTGGGCCGCACGAGCGCGGGTACGCTCAAACTCACCGACGGACCCGACGGCCTCGACGTCCGCATTACTCTCGATAAGGGGAACAGCGACCACATGAATCTGTGGCGGTCGGTCGCGAGGCGTGACTACTCAGAAATGTCCTTCGCGTTCGGTTGCGAGAACGAGTCCTACGATGAGGGCACAGACGAGCAAGGCCATGCCTGTCAGATTCGCACCGTCCGGAAAGCCAAACTTATTGACGTGGCGGTCGTCGCTAATCCGTTTTATACCGCCGACATGACCTCCGTCTCCGCCCGCAGCGCAGGCGCGGCTCCCACGGGCCGCGAAGCGCTGGACGCCATAGTTGAGGAGCACCGACGCGCCGCTGCCTTGGCCGCCGGTGCGCCTGCGGTCCCTACCGAAAGTCGCAACCCGCACCTCCGAAATCCGCACCTCAGGTACGCCGAGAACCCGACCGTGGCTGTAGTAGAGAACACGGACGAATACCGCCGCGCGAAGGCCACCCGTCTGGGCGAACAAATAAATCGAGCCGCACCGGAAACGCTGCGCGAGCGGGCCGAGAGGCTTGGGCGCGAAATAAGTCAAGAGACGGACGCGTGGTACTCAATGAGATGGGATGCCAAGGAGGATGCGCTCGATGAGTTGGATGATTTGCTTGCGGAGGAATACAGCGAGGGTCGTTTCCGCGCAATCGATGTCGCGCCCATCACCGACGCGCCCGGCTCCACCGGCATCGCTCGTTCCAGCCAAGGCGATGAGCCCGCGCTGTTGCGTGGCAGCGTAGTCTATCGCAGTTTGAACAGCGAAAAAGAAGACTTCGGTATGGATGACTGGATTGAAGAAGAGCCGGACGACGATGAGCAGGAGCGGTCAGCCAAGCGCGGCCCGACCAAGCGTAGTCTGCGCCTGTGCGGGAACATGCGTCTGTGCTCGCCTTCGGTTACCAAGTGGCAGGCGAGCGAGCGTGCTCTGCACGCCGCCGCAGAATGGACCTTGCGGCAACAGCATCTCGAAAGTGAACTGCGTATGGCCGTGGCTGCAGGGAATCACAGCGCGATAGCCCGCATCAACCGGCTGCGCGTCGGGAAATAA